The Watersipora subatra chromosome 1, tzWatSuba1.1, whole genome shotgun sequence genome has a window encoding:
- the LOC137385339 gene encoding FMRFamide receptor-like translates to MGLNSSSEQTQLIAGISYYLSGITLLVVCILGLFANGLVTAVLSHRSSRGSSTNVFLLSLAMFDSIVLACTPFLICLQPLSQAYSDHVHPNIMPYVYPLALTAQTCTIWITVSFTLERWIAVNYPLKATSLCTVRRARIVTIAVACASILYNISRWFEYKTEKMIISNNDSVEVAYITRPTDLELNPKYESAYFTFLYLTIMCIIPICALSALNYLLIRGVQRSRKVNLSVGNRTRSSKENNITIMLVAVVAVFIVCQNFRNIFLQRFCKSRLGKIKGLAERKTLSTQNGSVSVQMPILDKNYKTNQLDNDSELGELEA, encoded by the exons ATGGGCCTAAACAGCTCATCTGAGCAAACTCAATTGATAGCGGGAATCAGTTACTACCTATCCGGAATCACTTTGCTAGTCGTCTGCATTTTGGGACTGTTTGCTAATGGTCTCGTGACGGCAGTCTTGAGCCACCGATCTTCAAGAGGAAGTTCTACAAATGTGTTTTTGCTATCATTGGCAATGTTTGATTCAATAGTGCTCGCGTGCACACCGTTTCTTATCTGTCTTCAACCGCTGTCCCAGGCCTATAGTGACCATGTGCATCCAAACATTATGCCATATGTTTACCCTTTGGCGCTAACAGCCCAGACGTGTACCATATGGATAACCGTTTCTTTCACACTAGAGCGATGGATCGCTGTGAACTATCCTCTGAAAGCCACATCACTCTGCACCGTACGACGGGCCCGGATAGTAACGATCGCTGTTGCATGTGCATCCATTCTGTACAACATTTCGCGTTGGTTCGAATATAAAACCGAGAAGATGATAATCAGCAACAATGACAGCGTTGAGGTCGCGTACATTACCCGTCCAACAGACTTGGAGCTCAATCCTAAATACGAATCAGCCTATTTCACATTCCTCTACCTAACGATCATGTGCATAATTCCTATATGCGCTTTGTCAGCTCTTAACTATCTTCTTATTCGAGGTGTCCAACGGTCTAGGAAGGTTAACCTCAGTGTGGGAAACAGAACAAGAAGTTCGAAGGAGAATAACATCACCATTATGCTAGTTGCAGTTGTGGCTGTCTTCATTGTCTGCCAG AATTTCCGTAACATCTTCCTGCAAAGGTTTTGTAAATCTCGTTTGGGCAAGATAAAAGGCTTAGCCGAACGGAAAACTCTCTCAACCCAAAACGGTTCTGTGTCAGTACAGATGCCAATACTAGACAAGAACTACAAAACAAATCAATTAGACAATGACTCTGAGCTTGGAGAGTTGGAGGCATGA